In Planctobacterium marinum, the DNA window CAATATTGCCAATTTCATAAAGGCTCTCCTTATCAATTTCCACAATGTTAGATCAGAGTGGTGAAAAAAGTTAGTGGTGTTTACTATTTAATTGAACTTGCTTTCTCATCTAAAGAGCTCCTAAGCTTACACAATTGCAAAGCGCTTGTTTTATCCACAGATTAATTGGCTAATGAAGAAACAAAGATACGAGAAAGAACTTAAAAAACTTCAGTTGGAACTCACCTATCTGCAAGATTGGGTGGTACGCACTGGCCTGAAAGTTGTGGTGCTATTTGAAGGAAGAGATGCCGCGGGCAAGGGCGGTGCAATCAAAGCCATTACGGCGCGCCTTAACCCCAGAGTGGTGAAAATCGCCGCACTGGGTAAGCCATCGGACAGAGAGAAAACCCAATGGTATTTTCAGCGTTATACTCAGTATTTGCCGGCAGCTGGTGAAATCGTGCTATTTGACCGCAGCTGGTACAACCGGGCCGGGGTTGAAAAAGTCATGGGGTTTTGTACTGAGCAGGAATATCAGGACTTTTTAGTTTCATGCCCGGTATTCGAAAACATGCTGTTGCGATCAGGGATTGTATTGGTGAAGTACTGGTTCTCTGTTTCTGATGAGGAACAGGAAAAACGCTTTAAGGAACGACTTTCTAATCCGCTAAAGCGCTGGAAATTCTCAGAAATGGACCTCGAAGCGCGAAAGCGCTGGGTGGAATATTCTAAAGCCAAAGATGCAATGCTGGAACATACTGATACTGAATCATCTCCTTGGTATATCGTGAACGCCGACTGCAAAAAATCGGCCCGCCTTAACTGTATTTCGCATTTACTGGAACAAATTGATTACCGAAAGATAAATCATGAGGAGATAATTCTTCCGGAGATTGATAGAGAAGCCTATAAACGACCCCCGGCACGAGAGTTAAATTGGGTTCCGGAAATTTTTTAAAGGAATAAAAAAGCCCCGAATTCAGTGAAGCGGGGCAAGAACACAACATTCAACATTTAATGAAACCTGAGGCGAGTCCGTCCTGGACTCTGTCAGGGGGTGTACAAGACCAACTTCACAGTCGACTTGCAATACAAACAATCCTTTGTTCGAAATCGTCAGGAACCTTTAAAAACGAGCACGTGCACCCAGGTACCAGCGTCGACCTACAGGATCATAGGTACCGGCTTCCGTTTCCG includes these proteins:
- the ppk2 gene encoding polyphosphate kinase 2 codes for the protein MKKQRYEKELKKLQLELTYLQDWVVRTGLKVVVLFEGRDAAGKGGAIKAITARLNPRVVKIAALGKPSDREKTQWYFQRYTQYLPAAGEIVLFDRSWYNRAGVEKVMGFCTEQEYQDFLVSCPVFENMLLRSGIVLVKYWFSVSDEEQEKRFKERLSNPLKRWKFSEMDLEARKRWVEYSKAKDAMLEHTDTESSPWYIVNADCKKSARLNCISHLLEQIDYRKINHEEIILPEIDREAYKRPPARELNWVPEIF